Within the Govania unica genome, the region CACGATATGGGGACCGTGCCTGGCGTAGCGATCGATTATTACGAGACAGTCGAAAAAACCATGGGTGGCCGGGAGGCAACTCAGGACTTCTTCCGTATGTTCATGATCCCGGGTTCACTTCATTGCCGTAATGGTGAAGGTGCTGAAGACATCGATTTCCTCACATATATTGAGGAATGGGTTGAAAAGGGCAAAGCTCCCGACGTTATGATCGGTGCGCGTCGCGATGAGAGCGGTAAAGTGCTCTTCACCCGGCCGACCTATCCCTATCCGCTCATGTTGAAATATAAGGGCGCAGGTGATCCAAACGACGCTGGGAATTTTGAGCCCGTGATGTCACGTTAAAAGTAATGCCACACTGAAATAGACAAGAGGCAGGTCATATCTTGATCTGCCTCTTGTCATTTCTTGGCCTGAGATCCAGGTTCTTTCCAGTTCTCGGGAGAGTCTTAGACTTTCTATCTGGCCTCATGCGACCTGTTTCCCAAAGTGGATTTCACTGTGCGATATCGTGTCATTCGACGTGCATGCCCAGGTATCATTTAGAACGGCCATGCTTATCATCTCCGAAGACGATGCGAGCTATGATGGCATCCAACTCCCGCGCAAGCCGGGTGATGAACCTTGACGGGATCGCAGGAGGATCCGGAGGGGGGGACGGAATCGGTGGCGGCTGCGACCAGTACCGCACGTACCTACTCAAGCACAAACCCAACCGTTGCGCATTGAAACGGACGGACTCCTTCAGCAGTTTATCATACAGCGCCAGCTGGTCACTGCATGCACGTCAGTTCGTCGGTCAGAACGTCATCTGCGTGTACAGACCGATGACGAAGGCATTGGGGATCGTGCCGGTGCCATCGGGACGGGCGATGTATTGCAGGTTGGGGCGTAGCGTGAGCCACGGCCCGAGTTTCGCGCCGTAGTCCACTTCGAACACGGTTTCATAGGTCTGGATCGGCACGGCGCCAGGGGTCACGCTGTCGCTGTCGCGCTGGTAACGGGTCAGTCGCGGATTGATCCGTGCCGAGGCTACCATGAACGAGACGAAATCGTTGTCTCGGCCGGAAAAGGTGCCCTGATAATGACCGCCGACGATCCAGAAGTAGCGGAATTTCGCGGTCGCGGAGTCGCCCACGCCACCCATTGCGCCGAGGGTGAGCCCGCGGTTGGAGCCGGGCCCTTCGCGATAGACCATTTTGTCGACGATGAAGTAGCCGCCCGAGCGGCCGTTGCGGTACAGGAACGCAGCGCCGGTCAATCCGGCAGAGAAGCCATTGACGTCGGTCAATACGTCTGGTGTCGCCGCGCTGTTATAGTAGGCACCAAGCATGAGGCTGCCAGGTAGCGGGTTATCGGGGCTGGTGCTCCAGCCCACCTCGACCGGCACGATCACGCCATCGCTCTTGAAACTGAGGTTCCAGCCCTGGTCGGAGTTAGCCGCGTTCGGATTGTTCTGGTAGACGCCGCCCTGGACGTAGAAGGTTGGCGTGATATGCACCTTCACCCGTGCACCCCATTGCGCTGTGGGGAAGTTGTGTGCGCCGCTGTTGGTGGTCATGGCGTTGGCATGGCCGCAAATGATGCCGTTCTGGAAATTGCAGAATGCGGCCAGCCGCGCGAGGTCATCGCCTATCGGCGACCAGCCCAGCTGAATGGTGACCTTGTGGTCGAGGAAATCCTGTTGCCAGTTCAACTCGGCCAAACGGAAGTTCTGCCCCGCGCCGTAGAGTTCCTGCACCGAGAACAGGTTGTCCAGTGCGTCGTTCGTCAGGCTGCGGCCGCGACGGTCGGTGACGGTGACCTGGATCTTCGCGTCGGGCACGCCCCATAGCTTGTCGAGGTCGAAGTCCACACCAAAATCGAGCTGCTGAGTGTAGCGCGCGGTCTGGCGGAGGCCACCGGAGACGTTGCCTGCACTCTCGGTGGTCCAGTGTGCCCGCAGGTTGATGCCGTCATCCTGCAGTTGCGTGCGCGTGCCGCCCCAGTCGCCGGTCATGGTGGGCTGGCTGAGCCAGTCGCTGGCCTGCTGCGCCATGGCTGGCAGCGTGTATAGCCAAAGCATGCCGCCAATTGCGAGACCGTGGGTCGTGCAGGATGAACTGCGCATGAGGATCAAGCCTTGTCGGAGGAAGCCCGACGCTGCCTGCGCCGGAACCATAGGACAACGATGGCGAGGATCACTAACGCCACCACAGCCATCGCCAACCGTGTCAGCATGAC harbors:
- a CDS encoding carbohydrate porin yields the protein MRSSSCTTHGLAIGGMLWLYTLPAMAQQASDWLSQPTMTGDWGGTRTQLQDDGINLRAHWTTESAGNVSGGLRQTARYTQQLDFGVDFDLDKLWGVPDAKIQVTVTDRRGRSLTNDALDNLFSVQELYGAGQNFRLAELNWQQDFLDHKVTIQLGWSPIGDDLARLAAFCNFQNGIICGHANAMTTNSGAHNFPTAQWGARVKVHITPTFYVQGGVYQNNPNAANSDQGWNLSFKSDGVIVPVEVGWSTSPDNPLPGSLMLGAYYNSAATPDVLTDVNGFSAGLTGAAFLYRNGRSGGYFIVDKMVYREGPGSNRGLTLGAMGGVGDSATAKFRYFWIVGGHYQGTFSGRDNDFVSFMVASARINPRLTRYQRDSDSVTPGAVPIQTYETVFEVDYGAKLGPWLTLRPNLQYIARPDGTGTIPNAFVIGLYTQMTF